A genomic segment from Lignipirellula cremea encodes:
- a CDS encoding PQQ-binding-like beta-propeller repeat protein, translated as MPKLLVVLFLLFTPLVAPAADWNQWRGSSRDGSTQGPPLVDSLPETGVAPLWRSEPLPAADNGGWSSPVIEGGKLYLFAHKKTKVGDSDLGPTQFPWLPTDKRGGMSAEEYEQYEVNRRDEQERRAKNFRYDETVYCLDALTGKQLWANEEKSFYTRFPQSTTPVVGDGRLYVAGAARVIRCLDAKSGETLWTVRLPGPFRDEIMQASPLLVDGLVVVSVGALYALDAQTGEIRWRFDTESDKASHSSPVAWRHADQTYVIACLADGETVCLDLLTGAKKWQVDTMSSGSTPIVLGDTLLTYGSSRKGGLRRYDLSPTGLELRWNYQRSADPGSSPVVVGDYVYVQGEKRLACVNLESGEAEWSTTLDRERPRYTSPIAGAGKVFYTFESILCFDATPEDFTPFYDGKLSKDGVLATEEAYRKKLNLDELEKTAEGQKEAERLRREVFEKSEPLACASPALVDGRLYLRLRDRIICFDLRRP; from the coding sequence ATGCCCAAGCTGCTGGTTGTGCTGTTCTTGTTGTTCACCCCTTTGGTCGCTCCGGCCGCCGACTGGAATCAATGGCGGGGCTCCTCGCGGGATGGCTCCACCCAGGGACCGCCGCTCGTTGATTCCCTGCCCGAAACGGGCGTCGCCCCACTCTGGCGCAGCGAGCCGCTGCCCGCCGCCGACAACGGCGGCTGGTCCAGCCCGGTCATCGAAGGCGGCAAGCTCTATCTGTTCGCCCATAAAAAAACCAAGGTCGGCGATTCCGACCTGGGTCCGACCCAGTTCCCCTGGCTCCCGACCGATAAACGCGGCGGCATGTCCGCCGAAGAGTACGAGCAGTACGAAGTAAATCGTCGCGATGAACAGGAACGACGAGCCAAAAACTTCCGCTACGACGAAACGGTCTACTGCCTCGACGCCCTCACCGGCAAACAGCTCTGGGCCAACGAAGAAAAAAGCTTCTATACCCGTTTCCCGCAGTCGACCACGCCGGTCGTCGGCGACGGCCGGCTGTATGTGGCCGGCGCCGCCCGGGTGATCCGCTGCCTGGACGCCAAATCGGGTGAAACGCTCTGGACCGTTCGTCTGCCGGGGCCGTTCCGCGATGAGATCATGCAGGCGTCCCCCTTGCTGGTCGACGGCCTGGTGGTCGTCTCGGTTGGGGCGCTGTACGCCCTCGACGCCCAGACCGGCGAAATCCGCTGGCGGTTTGATACGGAAAGCGACAAAGCGTCGCACTCCAGCCCGGTTGCCTGGCGCCATGCCGATCAAACGTATGTCATCGCCTGCCTGGCCGATGGGGAAACCGTTTGCCTGGATCTGCTCACCGGAGCGAAGAAATGGCAGGTTGATACCATGTCCAGCGGCTCCACGCCGATCGTGCTGGGCGACACGCTGTTGACCTACGGCAGCAGTCGCAAAGGCGGCCTGCGTCGGTACGATCTGTCCCCGACCGGTTTGGAACTGCGCTGGAACTACCAGCGCTCGGCCGACCCGGGATCCAGCCCGGTCGTCGTGGGCGATTACGTCTATGTGCAGGGGGAAAAACGCCTGGCATGCGTCAACCTGGAATCGGGCGAAGCGGAGTGGAGCACCACGCTCGACCGGGAGCGGCCCCGTTATACGTCGCCCATCGCCGGCGCCGGCAAGGTGTTTTACACGTTTGAAAGCATCCTCTGTTTCGACGCCACGCCGGAAGACTTCACGCCGTTTTACGATGGCAAGCTGTCGAAAGACGGCGTCCTGGCGACCGAAGAAGCCTACCGGAAAAAGCTCAATCTGGACGAACTGGAAAAGACCGCCGAAGGGCAAAAGGAAGCCGAACGCCTCCGCCGGGAAGTGTTCGAAAAGTCCGAACCGCTGGCCTGCGCCAGCCCGGCCCTGGTCGACGGCCGCCTGTACCTGCGTCTTCGCGACCGGATCATCTGCTTCGATCTGCGCCGCCCTTAG
- a CDS encoding Tex family protein, which translates to MEEKAFNCLDLDRTIAEIAAELKVSVAQVQAAADLFAAGNTIPFIARYRKEATQGLDETALRYIEDALAKARELADRKTTILKTIDQQGALTPDLRRQIETCQDKQALEDLYLPYKPKRRTRASIARERGLQPLADLLLQQEPLEGSRRDVLRAFISAEKEVPDEAAALQGACDIVAEQWAEDAPTRTWLMRQAADYGQIYSQVKRGKKEEAARFEMYLDFQEPLKRTPSHRLLAMKRGEAEGLLRIGVKLDDEFVVRKLKQQLTPNPRFEFHRELQQTVEDCYERLLMPAVDSALLQDLKEKADDEAIGVFAKNLRELLLAPPAGAQVTLGVDPGFRTGCKLAVVDAEGKYLAHATIYPTAPRNDTAGAERVVRDLIDRYQIKLIAIGNGTASRETDAFFAPLLKSLAEPLIKATVSESGASIYSASELAGHEYPDLDLTVRGAISIAHRLQDPLAELVKIDPKSIGVGQYQHDVNQALLRKRLEREVESCVNSVGVDLNLASAPLLAHVAGIGPKLAERIVEHRNAHGAFASRDQLRKVPKLGPKAFEQSAGFLRIRNGQQPLDNSAVHPESYYLVEKMAAKLGVATSQLVGNSTLAQKLNAADFVDKKAGVHTIEDILAELAKPGRDPRREFVAVKFADGVNQLEDLKAGMVLEGVITNVTRFGAFVDLGVHQDGLIHISELANTYVEDPSDVATVGDVVKVKVLEVDLRRKRIALSRKQVSG; encoded by the coding sequence ATGGAAGAAAAGGCCTTTAACTGTCTGGATCTTGATCGCACCATCGCGGAGATTGCCGCGGAGCTCAAAGTGAGCGTCGCCCAGGTGCAGGCGGCGGCGGACCTGTTTGCCGCCGGCAATACGATCCCGTTCATTGCCCGCTATCGGAAAGAAGCGACCCAGGGCCTCGATGAAACGGCGCTGCGGTACATCGAGGACGCGCTGGCCAAAGCCCGCGAACTGGCGGACCGGAAAACGACGATCCTCAAAACGATCGACCAGCAAGGCGCCCTGACGCCCGACCTTCGCCGGCAGATTGAAACGTGCCAGGACAAGCAGGCGCTGGAAGACTTGTACCTGCCGTACAAACCGAAGCGCCGCACCCGGGCTTCGATCGCGCGGGAACGGGGCCTGCAGCCGCTGGCCGATCTGCTGCTGCAGCAGGAACCGCTGGAAGGCTCCCGCCGCGACGTACTCAGGGCGTTCATCAGCGCCGAGAAAGAAGTGCCCGATGAAGCAGCCGCGCTGCAGGGGGCGTGTGATATTGTCGCCGAACAGTGGGCCGAAGATGCTCCCACCCGGACCTGGCTGATGCGTCAGGCGGCCGACTATGGCCAGATCTACTCGCAGGTCAAACGGGGCAAAAAAGAGGAAGCGGCCCGGTTTGAAATGTACCTGGATTTCCAGGAGCCGCTCAAACGCACGCCGTCGCACCGGCTGCTGGCGATGAAACGGGGCGAAGCAGAAGGGCTGCTTCGTATCGGCGTCAAGCTGGACGACGAGTTCGTCGTGCGGAAGCTCAAGCAGCAGCTCACGCCGAATCCTCGCTTTGAATTCCATCGCGAACTGCAGCAGACGGTCGAAGACTGTTACGAACGCTTGCTGATGCCGGCGGTCGATTCGGCCCTGCTGCAGGACCTGAAGGAAAAGGCCGACGACGAAGCGATCGGCGTGTTCGCCAAGAACCTGCGCGAGCTGCTGCTGGCCCCGCCGGCCGGGGCGCAAGTCACGCTGGGGGTCGACCCGGGCTTTCGCACCGGCTGCAAGCTGGCGGTCGTCGACGCCGAAGGGAAGTACCTGGCCCACGCCACCATTTACCCGACCGCCCCGCGGAACGATACGGCCGGAGCGGAACGGGTGGTCCGCGATCTGATCGACCGCTATCAGATCAAACTGATCGCCATCGGCAACGGCACTGCCTCGCGCGAGACGGACGCCTTTTTCGCCCCGCTGCTCAAGTCGCTGGCCGAACCGCTCATCAAAGCGACCGTCAGCGAGTCCGGCGCCTCGATCTATTCGGCGAGCGAGCTGGCCGGCCATGAGTATCCCGATCTGGACCTGACGGTGCGGGGCGCCATCAGCATCGCCCATCGGCTGCAGGATCCGCTGGCGGAACTGGTCAAGATCGACCCCAAGTCGATCGGCGTGGGCCAGTACCAGCACGACGTGAACCAGGCGCTGCTTCGCAAGCGGCTGGAACGCGAGGTGGAGTCGTGCGTCAATTCGGTCGGCGTGGACCTCAACCTGGCCAGCGCCCCGCTGCTCGCCCATGTGGCCGGCATCGGCCCGAAACTGGCGGAGCGGATCGTCGAACATCGGAACGCCCATGGCGCCTTTGCCAGCCGCGACCAGCTCCGCAAGGTGCCCAAGCTGGGCCCCAAGGCGTTTGAACAATCGGCCGGCTTTCTGCGGATCCGCAACGGCCAGCAGCCGCTGGATAATTCGGCCGTCCACCCGGAAAGCTATTATCTGGTCGAGAAGATGGCAGCCAAACTGGGCGTCGCCACGTCGCAACTGGTAGGCAACTCGACGCTCGCGCAGAAGCTGAACGCGGCCGACTTTGTCGACAAGAAGGCCGGCGTGCACACGATCGAGGATATCCTGGCCGAGCTGGCCAAACCGGGCCGCGATCCGCGTCGGGAGTTCGTGGCGGTGAAGTTCGCCGACGGCGTGAACCAGCTGGAAGACCTGAAAGCCGGCATGGTGCTGGAAGGGGTGATTACCAACGTCACCCGGTTTGGCGCCTTTGTCGACCTGGGCGTCCACCAGGACGGCCTGATTCATATCTCCGAACTGGCCAACACCTATGTCGAAGATCCCAGCGATGTGGCGACCGTCGGCGATGTGGTGAAAGTGAAAGTGCTGGAAGTCGACCTGCGGCGCAAGCGGATCGCCCTGTCCCGCAAGCAGGTTTCGGGCTAA